A genomic region of Planococcus kocurii contains the following coding sequences:
- a CDS encoding IS256 family transposase, protein MTHLNFSVDMDLLKDSVLNSNMEAVVKSSVVLVLNAYMENERDEYLQAERYERSSERLDQRNGYYERDYTIGIGKIRLKVPRTRSGEFSTSAFEKFARCDQALMLSMLEMVVNGVSTRKVTHVVEQLCGESVSKSFVSSLTTKLDPVVKEWAARPLNVTYYPYVFVDAMYIKVREHNRVVSKAVYIATAITEDNRREILGLKVDHAESFESWQSFFQELKSRGLQSPKLVISDAHKGLKKAIQREFIGTSWQRCNVHFKRNIVDKLPKKDSEEFRLQLKRLFQAVTIEDMRNFKEDLFTAFADQPKYAKALAILDEGFDDTIQYMNEPVNRHVHIRSTNSLERLNQEVRRRERVIRIFPNTQSAFRLIGAVLMHQEKTLYSQKKSLTK, encoded by the coding sequence ATGACCCACCTTAATTTTAGCGTAGATATGGATTTATTGAAAGACTCTGTCTTGAACTCGAACATGGAAGCCGTCGTGAAATCGTCGGTAGTTCTGGTGTTGAATGCGTACATGGAAAATGAACGGGACGAATACCTGCAAGCTGAGCGCTATGAACGCTCATCTGAGCGTCTTGACCAACGTAATGGTTATTACGAAAGGGATTACACGATCGGAATCGGAAAAATCCGACTGAAAGTGCCGCGCACGCGCAGCGGTGAGTTCTCCACTTCTGCCTTTGAAAAATTCGCTCGCTGTGACCAAGCGCTCATGCTGTCGATGCTGGAAATGGTCGTTAACGGTGTCTCCACGCGCAAAGTCACACATGTTGTCGAGCAGCTGTGCGGGGAAAGCGTCTCCAAGTCGTTCGTCTCTTCGTTAACGACCAAACTGGATCCGGTCGTCAAGGAGTGGGCCGCACGGCCACTGAACGTCACCTATTATCCGTATGTCTTTGTGGATGCCATGTACATCAAAGTGCGTGAACACAACCGTGTCGTTTCCAAAGCGGTTTATATCGCCACGGCTATAACCGAAGATAACCGCCGGGAAATCCTGGGGCTGAAAGTGGATCACGCGGAGAGCTTCGAAAGCTGGCAAAGCTTCTTCCAGGAACTCAAATCCCGAGGGCTCCAGTCGCCCAAGCTCGTCATTTCAGACGCCCATAAGGGGTTGAAAAAAGCGATCCAGCGGGAATTCATCGGCACGAGTTGGCAACGCTGTAACGTCCACTTCAAACGCAACATCGTCGATAAATTACCGAAAAAAGATTCAGAAGAATTTCGTCTTCAGCTGAAACGCCTCTTTCAGGCAGTGACCATCGAGGATATGCGTAATTTCAAAGAGGACCTGTTCACCGCTTTCGCCGACCAGCCTAAGTATGCAAAAGCACTCGCTATCTTGGATGAAGGCTTTGATGACACGATCCAATACATGAACGAGCCCGTGAACCGCCACGTCCACATCCGCAGCACCAACTCCTTGGAACGCCTGAACCAGGAGGTTCGCCGCAGAGAACGTGTCATCCGAATCTTTCCGAATACGCAATCCGCTTTCCGCCTGATTGGGGCTGTCCTCATGCACCAGGAGAAGACGCTTTATAGCCAGAAAAAGAGCTTAACAAAATAA
- a CDS encoding ClpXP adapter SpxH family protein, translating into MSNLDLVEEIHEPVSSFKPMELYVFVDPLNPECWEMQGVIRKLQIEYGHYFSMRIVLSTQLLNLNKTILSANIETDNLTHPVLPSVAIKAAELQGKRSGNRFLHKLQEHLFLQSKDVSSYSVLLEIAEEAELDQEEFKLDFHSVHTAKAFQCDLKITREMEINEVPSIVFFNECIEDEGVKVSGLYSYDVYQTILQEMMGEESLNRQTPPSLDDLFTKYSTMATREIASIYNISEQTAECELKKQVLQQKLERICMPKETLWKVK; encoded by the coding sequence GTGAGTAACTTAGATTTGGTCGAAGAAATTCATGAACCTGTGAGTTCTTTTAAACCAATGGAGCTGTATGTTTTTGTGGATCCGCTCAACCCAGAATGCTGGGAGATGCAAGGAGTCATTCGAAAATTACAAATTGAATATGGCCATTATTTTTCCATGCGTATTGTGCTAAGTACACAATTACTCAACTTAAATAAAACAATACTTTCAGCAAATATCGAGACCGACAACTTGACTCATCCCGTGTTACCTTCCGTTGCGATCAAAGCGGCAGAGCTTCAAGGAAAACGTTCAGGAAATAGATTTCTCCACAAATTGCAAGAACACCTCTTTCTTCAGTCAAAAGACGTTTCTTCTTACAGCGTTTTGTTAGAGATTGCAGAAGAAGCCGAGCTAGACCAAGAAGAATTTAAATTGGATTTTCATTCGGTGCATACCGCAAAAGCGTTTCAATGCGATTTAAAGATTACTCGAGAAATGGAAATTAACGAAGTGCCAAGCATCGTGTTTTTCAATGAATGCATTGAAGATGAAGGTGTAAAAGTATCTGGACTTTATTCATATGACGTTTATCAAACCATTTTACAAGAGATGATGGGAGAAGAAAGTTTAAATCGACAAACTCCACCTTCTTTAGATGATCTTTTCACTAAATATTCGACAATGGCAACTAGAGAAATTGCTTCTATATACAACATTTCTGAACAAACAGCAGAATGTGAGTTAAAAAAACAAGTACTTCAACAAAAACTAGAACGCATTTGCATGCCGAAAGAAACGTTATGGAAAGTTAAATAA
- a CDS encoding globin, protein MTGKPIIPYEEIGAETLSQLVDAFYAHVAAHPKLQPIFPNDLSETARKQKQFLTQYLGGPNLYSEEHGHPRLRARHNPFAITPTRAQAWLECMSEAMDEVGLNGMFRETLYNRLVLTAHHMVNESDSEEELE, encoded by the coding sequence ATGACTGGAAAACCGATTATTCCGTATGAAGAGATTGGTGCGGAAACATTATCACAGCTAGTCGACGCATTTTATGCTCACGTAGCGGCACATCCAAAGCTGCAGCCTATTTTCCCAAATGACCTTTCAGAAACCGCCCGTAAACAAAAACAATTTTTAACCCAATATTTAGGTGGACCGAATCTTTATTCAGAAGAACATGGACATCCGAGACTAAGAGCAAGACATAACCCATTTGCCATCACCCCTACTCGAGCTCAAGCTTGGTTAGAGTGCATGAGCGAAGCGATGGATGAAGTGGGGCTAAATGGAATGTTCCGTGAAACCTTATACAACAGACTTGTTTTAACGGCACATCATATGGTCAATGAGTCTGATAGTGAGGAGGAGTTGGAGTGA